Proteins encoded together in one Actinomycetota bacterium window:
- a CDS encoding ABC transporter ATP-binding protein encodes MPEPQVGAGTVIRTSGLTKSYGKRPALAELNLEVGSGQVFGFLGPNGAGKTTTIRLLLDLIRPTAGTASIFGLDSRRDSPAIRRRIGYVPGDLALYSDLTGHQVVDFFAGLRGGVDQSYVDSLAAELQLDLAQEVGTLSTGNRQKLGL; translated from the coding sequence TTGCCTGAGCCGCAGGTGGGAGCGGGAACCGTCATTCGCACCAGCGGATTGACCAAGTCCTATGGCAAGCGGCCTGCCCTGGCGGAGCTGAACCTCGAGGTCGGCTCGGGACAGGTATTTGGTTTCCTCGGTCCCAACGGCGCAGGAAAGACCACGACCATCCGGCTGCTCCTCGACCTCATCCGGCCGACCGCCGGCACGGCGAGCATCTTCGGACTGGACTCGCGCAGGGATTCGCCGGCCATAAGGAGGCGCATCGGCTACGTCCCGGGTGACCTGGCGCTGTATTCCGACCTGACCGGACACCAGGTGGTCGACTTTTTCGCCGGCCTGCGCGGCGGAGTAGACCAGAGCTATGTCGATTCCCTGGCCGCCGAGCTCCAACTAGACCTGGCCCAGGAGGTGGGGACCCTGTCAACCGGCAACCGGCAGAAGCTCGGCCTGG